A DNA window from Bombus huntii isolate Logan2020A chromosome 10, iyBomHunt1.1, whole genome shotgun sequence contains the following coding sequences:
- the LOC126870113 gene encoding UPF0687 protein C20orf27 homolog isoform X1, whose protein sequence is MGDKEHHVHFSGGSSLGKDNNIMVQPQRHGQIDAHLGFLQLYHRYHVEFLIPWNLCTHKERKSSVPAIVTGTHNPNCHIVDLISEKESLKLKIELLAYKEKILKEEVQILCCKSGSPLKIQLNSRVLGQDKGRPLLRNGIRSVGVEQSNEDEVLGTKLRASLSMQSKQSL, encoded by the exons ATGGGAGATAAAG AGCATCATGTGCACTTCAGTGGAGGAAGTAGCCTCGGGAAAGATAACAATATTATGGTACAACCGCAACGACATGGACAGATAGATGCTCATCTCGGATTTCTACAACTTTATCACAg ATATCACGTAGAATTCTTGATACCTTGGAACTTGTGTACACATAAGGAACGAAAGAGTTCCGTACCGGCAATAGTTACCGGAACTCACAATCCTAATTGCCATATTGTAGACTTGATAAGTGAAAAGGAAAGCCTAAA attaaaaatagaattgcTAGCATATAAAGAAAAGATCTTAAAGGAAGAGGTGCAAATATTGTGCTGTAAGAGTGGAAGTCCACTGAAGATTCAACTGAACAGTCGTGTATTGGGACAAGACAAGGGCAGACCATTGTTAAGGAACGGGATACGCAGTGTCGGCGTGGAGCAATCGAACGAAGATGAG GTGCTGGGTACGAAATTGAGGGCATCTTTAAGCATGCAAAGCAAACAGAGTCTCTGA
- the LOC126870114 gene encoding uncharacterized protein LOC126870114, whose translation MKTLVVVFAFCLVGALALSDLKKAQLARFRTSCAIETSINLQLIEDVKRQTIPMNDGRLGCFTYCILRKMGIVEENGNLWIKNNVARHQLIVWGSPWHTASKLVKKCQNITGANECKKASNLVGCFMKNKSSYKRLLHITKLLSSNE comes from the exons ATGAAGACTCTCGTTGTCGTCTTTGCCTTCTGCTTAGTCGGAGCATTG GCTCTCTCAGATCTCAAAAAAGCCCAATTGGCACGATTTAGGACATCTTGCGCCATAGAAACTAGCATTAATCTAC AGTTAATAGAAGACGTGAAGAGACAAACTATACCTATGAACGACGGGAGACTTGGCTGTTTCACCTACTGTATTCTGAGGAAGATGGGTATC GTAGAGGAGAATGGAAACCTCTggataaaaaataatgttgCCAGACACCAGCTGATAGTCTGGGGAAGCCCCTGGCATACAGCTAGTAAACTTGTCAAAAAATGTCAAAACATCA CTGGTGCCAACGAATGTAAGAAAGCTAGTAACTTGGTAGGGTGTTTCATGAAGAACAAGAGCTCCTATAAGAGACTTCTACATATTACTAAACTGCTAAGTTCTAATGAATAA
- the LOC126870117 gene encoding general odorant-binding protein 56h-like yields MKILAIVFAFCFVGTLAFSNSIKAKVERFRASCITETSIDPKLIQGAKEGIISKADERLGCYTYCMLRKKGIVEENGRLWVNIAKRQLITYGADALMADEMVNKCKNIAGGNECKQASNLIQCFLEIRSLYIF; encoded by the exons ATGAAGATCCTCGCTATTGTCTTTGCCTTCTGCTTCGTCGGGACTTTG GCATTTTCAAATAGCATAAAAGCCAAGGTGGAACGTTTCAGGGCATCTTGTATCACAGAGACTAGTATCGATCCAA AATTAATACAGGGTGCTAAGGAAGGCATTATATCTAAGGCAGACGAGAGACTTGGTTGTTACACGTACTGTATGCTGAGGAAAAAGGGAATC GTAGAAGAGAATGGACGCCTTTGGGTAAACATTGCCAAGAGACAGTTAATAACCTATGGAGCTGACGCGCTAATGGCTGATGAAATGGTCAATAAATGCAAAAACAtcg CTGGTGGCAACGAATGTAAGCAAGCTAGTAACTTGATACAGTGTTTCCTGGAGATCAGGAGTTTATACATATTCTAA
- the LOC126870113 gene encoding UPF0687 protein C20orf27 homolog isoform X2 has protein sequence MVQPQRHGQIDAHLGFLQLYHRYHVEFLIPWNLCTHKERKSSVPAIVTGTHNPNCHIVDLISEKESLKLKIELLAYKEKILKEEVQILCCKSGSPLKIQLNSRVLGQDKGRPLLRNGIRSVGVEQSNEDEVLGTKLRASLSMQSKQSL, from the exons ATGGTACAACCGCAACGACATGGACAGATAGATGCTCATCTCGGATTTCTACAACTTTATCACAg ATATCACGTAGAATTCTTGATACCTTGGAACTTGTGTACACATAAGGAACGAAAGAGTTCCGTACCGGCAATAGTTACCGGAACTCACAATCCTAATTGCCATATTGTAGACTTGATAAGTGAAAAGGAAAGCCTAAA attaaaaatagaattgcTAGCATATAAAGAAAAGATCTTAAAGGAAGAGGTGCAAATATTGTGCTGTAAGAGTGGAAGTCCACTGAAGATTCAACTGAACAGTCGTGTATTGGGACAAGACAAGGGCAGACCATTGTTAAGGAACGGGATACGCAGTGTCGGCGTGGAGCAATCGAACGAAGATGAG GTGCTGGGTACGAAATTGAGGGCATCTTTAAGCATGCAAAGCAAACAGAGTCTCTGA
- the LOC126870048 gene encoding signal recognition particle subunit SRP72 gives MATKENNFPLLYGELNKLGQNGEYERAIKIANKILGISQDEEAAFHCKVICYIQLSKFNDALQFITKNPKLSGNLDFEKAYCLYRLNQVQDALKVVENVSNPSLKLKELKAQILYRLEKYEECFSVYRDIIKNSHDEYEDEREANLAAVVVNLAIEDSNLEVPALREDTYELIYNTACGLIAQGSKGDKAILIEAEKKLRAAEKKCKENLEEDGVAEEEIEDELGIIRVQLGYCLQLQGREKEAQALYISALKAKPDDIALVAVASNNLVCLNKDQNVFDSKKRMKSATHDSLEHKLTSRQRRNIAYNQCLLALYTDQADQCQQLCNKLAKDHPALAVDAMFVKAVQLGKEGKAKEAAKLLIQYAVGDKELQMKLVCVQLLLSQDERQEAIDILENLSERDRSLPGIVSALVTLHMANNNREKASDALKNAVNYYKKNKDATANLGELWRQAADFYLRGGEIKMAADILQEMVDAAPCDTKTLAQLVVAYVQFRPEKAQLLSKRLPPLHDLSETIDVDALENSNWVIGTKMTKKKIEPSPGKPVVDITQKKKKKRKRKGKLPKNYDPNVPPDPERWLPRHERSGFRKKRDRRNRDAAMKGTQGAAAVASDMYDITKMPTNAKPSPNPRHSPAVESSGPRQQQRKVQQKKKKKGGKW, from the exons ATGGCCACAAAGGAAAACAATTTTCCTCTATTATACggagaattaaataaattaggGCAAAATGGTGAATACGAGCGGGCAATAAAAATTGCTAATAAGA TTTTAGGTATTTCCCAGGATGAAGAAGCAGCTTTCCATTGTAAAGTTATTTGCTATATTCAATTATCTAAATTCAATGATGCACTCCAGTTTATTACTAAGAATCCAAAACTATCAGG caATTTAGATTTCGAGAAAGCATATTGTTTATATAGATTGAATCAAGTGCAGGACGCTTTGAAGGTAgtagaaaatgtttcaaatcCTTCATTGAAACTCAAGGAACTGAAGGCTCAGATACTGTATAGGCtagaaaaatatgaagaatGTTTCTCTGTGTACAGAGacattataaaaaattctcaCGATGAATATGAAGATGAAAGGGAAGCTAATCTTGCAGCAGTGGTTGTAAATTTAGCAATTGAGGATTCT aaCTTAGAAGTTCCTGCATTACGCGAAGATACAtatgaattaatatataatacagcTTGTGGTTTAATTGCACAAGGTAGCAAAGGTGATAAAGCCATCTTGATTGAGGCAGAAAAAAAGCTTAGAGCAGCTGAGAAAAAGTGTAAAGAAAATTTAGAGGAAGATGGAGTTGCTGAAGAAGAAATAGAAGATGAATTAGGAATTATTAGAGTTCAACTTGGATATTGTCTTCAGCTTCAGGGTCGCGAGAAAGAAGCTCAAGCATTGTACATTTCTGCTTTGAAAGCAAAACCAGATGACATAGCTCTAGTAGCAGTTGCAAGCAATAACCTTGTGTGCCTTAATAAAGATCAAAACGTATTTGAtagtaaaaaaagaatgaaaagcGCTACTCATGATAGCTTAGAACATAAATTAACTTCTAGACAGAGACGGAACATTGCATACAATCAGTGCTTGTTAGCTTTATACACTGATCAG GCAGACCAGTGTCAGCAACTTTGCAATAAACTAGCTAAGGATCATCCTGCACTGGCTGTGGATGCAATGTTTGTTAAGGCAGTACAACTTGGTAAAGAGGGTAAAGCAAAGGAAGCAGCAAAGTTATTAATACAGTATGCAGTTGGAGATAAAGAATTGCAAATGAAACTGGTTTGTGTGCAACTCTTATTGAGTCAGGATGAAAGACAAGAGGCAATTGATATTCTTGAAAATCTGAGTGAAAGAGACAGATCATTACCTGGCATAGTCAGCGCACTTGTAACTCTTCATATGGCTAATAATAATCGTGAAAAAGCATCAGATGCTCTAAAAAATGCAGTTAACTATTACAAGAAAAATAAG GATGCTACTGCTAATTTAGGAGAATTATGGCGACAAGCCGCTGATTTTTATCTACGCGGAGGAGAAATTAAAATGGCAGCtgatattttacaagaaatggTAGATGCTGCGCCTTGCGATACTAAGACATTAGCGCAATTGGTGGTAGCTTATGTGCAATTTCGTCCAGAAAAGGCACAATTGCTATCAAAACGTCTGCCACCATTACATGACCTTTCTGAAACGATCGACGTTGATGCTTTGGAGAACAGTAACTGGGTAATTGGTACCAAAATGACCAAGAAGAAGATAGAACCATCTCCTGG CAAACCCGTTGTCGATATAAcgcaaaagaaaaagaaaaaacgtaAACGCAAAGGAAAGTTACCTAAGAACTATGATCCAAATGTTCCACCTGATCCTGAACGATGGTTACCCAGACACGAACGTAGTGGATTTAGGAAGAAACGAGATAGGAGAAATCGAGATGCTGCGATGAAAGGCACACAAGGTGCTGCAGCTGTAGCTAGTGATATGTA TGATATTACTAAGATGCCTACAAATGCGAAACCTTCTCCCAACCCTCGACATAGTCCAGCGGTAGAAAGTTCCGGTCCACGACAACAGCAACGTAAAGTtcaacaaaaaaagaaaaagaaaggaggaaaaTGGTAA